A genomic region of Drosophila kikkawai strain 14028-0561.14 chromosome X, DkikHiC1v2, whole genome shotgun sequence contains the following coding sequences:
- the ND-B18 gene encoding NADH dehydrogenase [ubiquinone] 1 beta subcomplex subunit 7, which yields MGNALDHYMKPDVVPGPDVVTTFDPMLGFESRKERVMIATQEEMESAKLPLDARDYCAHLAIAYQACRTDKFPFVYQCAHQKHEYLTCEYEDYVLRMKEFERERRLLERQKRLNKAA from the coding sequence ATGGGCAACGCTCTGGACCACTACATGAAGCCGGATGTGGTGCCCGGCCCCGATGTGGTGACCACCTTCGATCCCATGCTCGGCTTCGAGTCGCGCAAGGAGCGTGTGATGATCGCCACCCAGGAGGAGATGGAGTCTGCCAAGCTGCCGCTGGACGCGCGTGACTACTGTGCGCATTTGGCCATCGCCTATCAGGCGTGTCGCACCGACAAGTTTCCCTTTGTGTACCAGTGCGCCCACCAGAAGCACGAGTACCTCACCTGCGAGTACGAAGACTATGTGCTGCGCATGAAGGAGTTCGAGCGGGAACGTCGTCTGCTGGAGCGTCAGAAGCGCCTGAACAAGGCCGCCTAG
- the opm gene encoding transmembrane emp24 domain-containing protein 1 has protein sequence MRRKVLLLLVLGTVAMAAQLYDKEMTVYVDAGQQECLYHTMHDGETIDFEYQVIDGGHGDLDISFTLLDPIGLVVVKDFKKPENIHRHEVTKEGDYRFCFDNSFSMFNRKTVFFELIVEREGDELQGDTQWHEVDDLAGLSRDEYYDMKVQDIMDFIGRIRLQLNKARQLQDVLRSHEARDRNLAESNFQKVNQWSMLQISAMIGVGLIQVFMLRSIFATTGRMHHIWRKLGI, from the coding sequence aTGCGACGGAAGGTCCTTTTGCTGCTCGTACTGGGCACTGTTGCAATGGCGGCCCAGTTGTACGACAAGGAGATGACCGTCTATGTGGACGCCGGTCAGCAGGAGTGCCTATACCACACCATGCACGATGGCGAAACCATTGACTTTGAATACCAGGTGATCGATGGCGGACACGGTGACCTGGACATTAGCTTCACCCTGCTGGATCCCATCGGTCTGGTGGTGGTGAAGGATTTCAAGAAGCCGGAGAACATCCATCGTCACGAGGTGACCAAGGAGGGCGACTATCGTTTCTGTTTCGACAACAGCTTCAGTATGTTCAACCGGAAGACCGTCTTCTTCGAGCTGATCGTAGAGCGCGAGGGCGACGAGCTGCAAGGGGACACCCAGTGGCACGAGGTGGACGATCTGGCGGGTCTGTCGCGGGACGAGTACTATGACATGAAGGTGCAGGACATCATGGACTTTATTGGTCGCATCCGCTTGCAGCTGAACAAGGCGCGTCAACTGCAGGATGTGCTGCGTTCGCACGAGGCGCGAGACCGTAATTTGGCGGAATCGAACTTCCAGAAGGTCAATCAATGGTCCATGTTGCAAATCAGTGCCATGATCggcgtcggactcatccaggtCTTTATGCTGCGCAGCATCTTTGCGACCACTGGACGGATGCATCATATCTGGCGGAAGCTGGGCATTTGA
- the LOC108084450 gene encoding serine/threonine-protein phosphatase PP2A 65 kDa regulatory subunit-like, producing the protein MSASNKPDDSTNPMEVLTEGMKKDDVHLRLISIRKLSSIALILGAERTRSEMLPFIKQILLDADMVILSVAEQLGNFTSLVGGPEFANLLLPPLEFLATVKDDAVRYQAAQSLRIVVAKHSAQDMEIYVVPMLQRLASDVFFTSRTSACCFFSICYPRVTPPVKAKLRTDFRKLCLDESPVVRGKAASELGEFAKVIETEFVRLDVIPDFLMLAQDDTDTVRSIMVKTCISLAQVLLPEEVTLLVWPTLRDYSRDTCWRVRLMLAQNLVDLQKAVSPIMSLVELLSIFQTLLKDTDAGVRIGAAVKIKHFCGNLDKANQVPILVNCFMPFIQNLVSDTSAEVKATMALVVLALSQLMGSTLTMEKLMPLLHILVKDTCPEVRLDVISNLNWLDDVIGIQQLSVSLLPVIIELAEDSSWQVRLAVIDYMPNLAAVMGQEFFDQKLRCLCMGWLTDRVYAVREAGVINMRKLILKFGASWATKSIIPLIMTMSCNDIYLYRMTCLFCVNELAMFCGMDTTTNIMLPTVLLLSEDPIANVRFNVAKTLKKIFPFLEASVMDAKVKPALDKLRADEDVDVQNFAADAIAALPAA; encoded by the coding sequence ATGTCAGCGAGCAATAAGCCTGATGACTCCACAAATCCCATGGAAGTGCTTACCGAGGGGATGAAAAAGGATGATGTGCACCTGCGCCTCATCTCGATCAGAAAACTCTCCTCCATTGCCTTGATCCTGGGGGCGGAACGCACACGCTCTGAGATGTTACCCTTCATCAAGCAGATCCTACTCGATGCGGATATGGTGATCCTGTCGGTGGCCGAACAATTGGGCAACTTTACCAGTCTCGTGGGCGGACCTGAGTTTGCCAATCTTCTGTTACCGCCACTCGAGTTTTTGGCTACCGTCAAGGATGACGCGGTGCGTTACCAGGCCGCTCAATCACTGCGTATCGTGGTGGCTAAACACAGTGCCCAGgatatggaaatatatgtgGTGCCGATGCTGCAACGTCTCGCCTCGGACGTCTTTTTTACCTCACGCACCTCGGCCTGCTGTTTCTTTTCGATCTGCTATCCTCGGGTCACTCCACCCGTAAAGGCAAAGCTTCGCACCGATTTCCGCAAGCTGTGCCTGGACGAATCGCCCGTGGTTCGTGGTAAGGCAGCCTCCGAGCTTGGGGAGTTCGCCAAGGTCATCGAGACGGAGTTCGTCAGGTTGGATGTGATTCCCGACTTTTTGATGCTGGCACAAGATGACACAGACACTGTTCGTTCAATTATGGTTAAAACATGCATCAGTCTGGCTCAAGTGCTGCTCCCGGAAGAGGTGACATTGCTGGTTTGGCCAACACTTCGAGATTATTCCAGGGATACGTGCTGGCGTGTACGCTTAATGTTGGCCCAAAATTTAGTGGACTTGCAGAAGGCAGTAAGCCCCATAATGTCGCTGGTCGAGCTGTTGTCCATATTCCAGACCTTGCTCAAGGATACCGATGCTGGTGTACGCATTGGGGCGGCCGTCAAGATAAAACATTTCTGTGGCAATCTGGACAAGGCCAACCAGGTACCGATCCTAGTCAATTGTTTTATGCCATTTATTCAGAATTTGGTCTCGGACACGAGTGCCGAAGTCAAGGCAACTATGGCCCTTGTTGTTCTGGCCCTTAGCCAATTGATGGGCTCCACTCTGACCATGGAGAAGCTGATGCCCTTGCTACACATTCTGGTCAAGGACACGTGTCCGGAAGTGCGCCTGGATGTTATATCAAATTTGAATTGGCTGGACGATGTCATTGGTATACAGCAGCTATCGGTGTCTCTGTTGCCCGTCATCATTGAGCTGGCCGAGGATTCCTCTTGGCAGGTGCGTCTGGCCGTTATTGACTACATGCCCAACCTGGCCGCTGTAATGGGTCAAGAGTTCTTTGACCAAAAGCTACGCTGTCTTTGCATGGGTTGGCTCACTGATCGTGTCTATGCTGTTCGCGAGGCTGGAGTAATCAACATGAGGAAGCTAATCCTAAAATTCGGAGCTTCTTGGGCAACGAAGTCCATTATTCCCCTGATCATGACCATGTCTTGCAATGACATCTATTTGTACCGAATGACCTGCCTCTTTTGCGTTAACGAATTGGCCATGTTCTGCGGCATGGACACTACCACTAATATAATGCTGCCCACTGTACTCCTACTCTCCGAGGATCCCATTGCCAATGTCCGTTTTAATGTGGCAAAAACCCTAAAGAAGATCTTTCCCTTTTTGGAGGCCAGTGTTATGGATGCCAAGGTTAAGCCAGCTTTGGACAAACTTAGGGCTGACGAAGATGTGGATGTCCAGAATTTTGCTGCAGATGCCATTGCCGCTTTACCAGCAGCTTAA